The nucleotide sequence CCCAGTACCCCGAAAGCTTACCTTGAAAGCTTCCGAGGGCATTGTCTTCGCTATGTGCCCAAAGGAAAACTCTATCACGGTAATTagttgaataaaaaaaaaaatcgacggAGGTACAGCCATCTGTTGCTGTGTGGCATCCGCGGACTCACAAGTGATTTAGACTTTTTTCAAACCATTTATGTGTTTTAAGAGACGAATCGGATGGCTGACTAGACCGTCTCGTTTATTGTTTGATGTAGTGACTTCTTCTTATttacattatttttttaaacttaattaaaaaaaatataataaaaaaaagaaaaaaagagaggaggaaagAGAGCGGCCGTCAGATTGGTGCACCCTCTCCCGTCTTTGGACTCATCCATGGTCCCAACTCCAAATCCAGTCACCACCGTCCGTTCATTCACCAGTGATCCAAATCCTCGTCAGGGGAATCCCTCGCTCCGGCGCTGTCTAATCACTTCTAAGGAAAATCTTATATGCTTATTTATAGCGAGCCACGTGGTCGTCTGCACCGTGTATTGGTGAAcgtgttattttattttattttatggtgGGTATCGTCGTGTTATCCAGAAATACCGTTGCGGTTCCTGCCACAGCGGATCACGATGGAAGCCATGGCGGCGAGGGGCAGCTCAAAGGTCGCCGCATGGGTCGCCACCTGGCGTCAGTTCGGACCGGCAGCCGAACCGACCCGGCGGTCGGGCAGGGAAGGTCCGGGGTTTGTCGAGTTGCGGCACGCCCTAACGTCTTTTTAAGTGCCGGGGGGTCTGCCCCGATATGACGCGACGGGCGTTTTCCCGACTTCCCGTGGTGGCGGTTCTCTCTCTTTCGATTTTTAGCTCTGAAGCTACTGCTTAGCTTAGAGCTCTctcagagagggagggagggagggagagagagagagagagagagaggtttgcCGAGGCGGTTTTCAGGTGCAAGAAGCGGTTTCTCGCCTCCAGCAGCCGGTTTTCGGATTAAGGTATCGCGGGTTGCTCACTCTCCTCGGCTCGTCTTTCCGATTTCTTTGTTTAAGGGTTCATCGGATTCTTATAGATGGGTTTCATCTTTTTCACCTCCCATTTTTGGTTCTTTTCTCCGATGTAGCgtctttttgatttttattcttttccgaAACTTTTTTCGGAAGGATATTTTAGTTAATAAATGCATGTTAATAGTTTGGTTTTATTTTGTCTTGATTTctgcgattttttttttttatcctctcTTGTTTTTGACTTGGGGACGGGATGGGAGGATGGGGGTGGAGACTGAGATCGAGCTCGTTTCCGCTTTCTTGTAGCGCTAGCAGGTGAGATTTGATCGGTCGTGTTTGTCTTGGCATTTGTGtggtttttttttcctgtgTATGAGTACGATCgggtgttttgttttgttttcgaGCTGTTAGTAATGGTAGAGACGAGTTTTGgggttttgtttcttcttcggAGACTGTAGATATCTTcgacgtttttttttttgccggtttgattttttttttccctggtGATTTTAGAGGATCTAAGTGTTTGCTGTTGTCCTCCAATGGCTTTTTGATGTCCTTTGTCCTTTTGGGCTGAGGTTTTGGATGTATCTGTCCTTCTTCCCCCCCCTCTCTAAATAGATTGTAAGCTGTTAACAAAGGGTCATTCCGTTTGTTATCTCGAATTTTCCCTGTTGTCTTTGATTTGTTTTCCCCGGGGTTCCCCTGTGATTTGGTTATGGATTGATCAGAGTTCAGAGAATGATGTAACCTTTTTCGTTTTGGAGTTTGCTGAATTTTTAGCTGTTttactttcctttcttttgttttttctttttacctATAAGCTACCTTGTTAAGACTGACATTTCGGTCATCATTTCTTCAAGTTTTGGTTGTTTTTCCTTGCAAATTACTGTTTGATCTATATGAATTTTGCTACATTTTATGCACGTAGATTCTGTTTcaatttatgtttttttataaaatttatttttgtacacAGTACATGAATCATATTTATTAGGCAGATGTATTATTTCCGCAGAACCCTTATGATAGTTTCAGACTTTACGGGGCCTATTTTAAAGCACTATGATATTTGTTCTATAGTTCTAGCGGAGCAATCGTGTCTCCATTACCGATAAAAGAAGTGATTATTCtctttgtattattttttggtTTCGGACGTTGAGATTTCCTTAATCTGGTTTTTAGGCATTATAAAATTTAGAGGGTTTTGTGGGGATCCATATTGTTTGCAAAATGCATTATTTCAGTTATTTAATAACTAGTTATTGATGGTTTTGGAATCTCTGTGGTTGCTTTCCATCTTTTGTAGTTTATGTCCTGTGTGTTTAGTAAAGCCATCCCAAGTGGATTACCGTTAGAGAAGCGAATAGCTTCTTTGGATTATTTATGGTATTAGACTGTACCAATTGCTCCATCTTTGTTGCGTTTGAATGAATTGTGGATGTTCTTAAACTCTTTTGCTAACCTCGTCCAATAAATTTTCTTCTCCATGAAACCAGTTGTTATATCCTGGGAAATTTTTGTAGCTAAATCTTGCATTTGATGTATCAGATGTGCTATTTTGAAAACATTCTATGTTATTATCGGTTGTACTTATTATCTACTGTGCTGTTTCATTTTATATGTGTTGACTTTAAGCATCTATTTATGCATGAAAACATTTACAGAGTCTTGTATGTAACTCTAGATTTTTTAGATATTTGCATTTGTTTCAGTTGCTTTTTGAGAATCATTTAGCAATGGTTTTGAAACATCTGCAGTTGTTTGCAAAGTGTGTGGTTTTATTTGACCCGTCCCTTTTGGATTGCTGTTAAAGAAGTTTTATCTTCTCTATATATTTTTGCATATCATAAAAAGATTTAGCATATGTGCTTTGGTTAAGTGTGCCCAGGAATGTTCATGGACTTTCTGGGGCTACCTGCTGTGCAGTAGATTTTCTTTAAGGTCCAATCCACAAATCTTCTTAAAGTCTGCTGGTATATCCTGGACAATTTATCAAATCTTGCATTGAACTCATCATATTTGCTATTTTGGAAACAGTTTATAGGGATTTGATGTAGGGCATTTGCTCTATTCCATGTCCTATACAAtgccttttattattattaattgttGCCTTTGAATAGATAGTAATTATGCTCGGTAAAGATTCTATACTGTAGATTTTTTTTGGTTAGCATTGTCTTTCATCCTCTGTATCTGTTAGGCACCTTTTCGTGAACTAGTTATAAATAGACTCCATCAGGTTATTTCATCTAGGAAGCAAGACAATCAAGGATAATTGCCAATGTGCTCATGAAGGCACAACACAAGATAGATGGAGGTGTTTGTTCATCAGATAGGGTTTTTTATTTCCAATTTTCAACTATTTAGTGTAGGTTATTGTATTATATCACAGCTGCTAGATagggctttttctttttccaatttttGCAGCTGTTTAGTGTATGCTATTGTAGTAGATTTTGGTTGTTTTGCTCTCAGTTTTTGTTGAGGTTCATACACACGTTTTCATACTTTGTTCTATTGCAGTTGCCGACATGGtgaggaagagaagaaccaaACTTCCGGGTTCTGGGGAGAGCTCACAATCTGCTGAGTCTACCAGCAGTGGTGGGCGAGGTGGGCGAGGTGGGCGCCAGCATCCAGCTGAAAGGGCTCTAACTCAGCAGCAACAAGGAGAAGGACAGGTTTGGGATCCAGCACCTCAGCAGCCCGTGCAAGGAGGTCGTGGCAGAGGATACCATCAGGGACGAGATGGTGGCGCACAGCCTCGTGGTGGAATGGCACCGCAGCAGCAAGGCACCCCGGCATCTGGATACCAGGGCCGTGGTGGGCCATTTCCTAGAGGTGGCATGCCACCTCAGCAGCATTATGGTGGGCGCAGGGGAGGTGGAAGTATGGCTGGTGGACGTGGGGTTGGCACTTTTGCAGGTCCATCAAGATCACCAGCACCCGAGCTGCACCAAGCAATGCAAGCTCCATATCAAGCTGCCCAGGCATCCTCATCGCAGGCGAGTTCATCAAGGCAGCCGGATATGTCCGCTGCTCAGTTGACTCAACAGTTCCAACAGCTCTCTGTTCAGGGTGAAGCTGCACCTAGTCAGGCAATTCAACCTGTAGTTTCACCGGCATCATCAAGCAAGTCTCTGAGGTTTCCACTGCGCCCTGGGAAAGGTAGCTTTGGTGACAAATGCGTCGTAAAGGCGAATCATTTCTTTGCTGAGCTACCTGACAAGGATCTTCATCAGTATGATGTGTGTTTGCCACTAAAATAACATGTAAATCCATTATGGTTCTGATCTATATGTTCTTCCCGTTTACTTACAATCTTTGTCGCATTCAATCAGGTCTCGATCAAGCCAGAAGTTACCTCGCGTGGTGTGAACCGTGCTGTGATGGAACAGCTAGTTAGACTCTACAAGGAGTCTTATTTAGGAGGCCGCCTTCCAGCCTATGATGGCAGGAAGAGCCTTTACACAGCTGGTCCACTGCCATTTACCTTGAGAGAGTTTCAAATTCCTTTACTAGATGAGGATGATGGATCAGGCACTGAAAGGTCTTTTGTTTGGAGCATAATATATTCTGAGGAtatatttatttctaatttCATTGTCTGGCTGACTGAGTAATTAAATGTAATTCTATCCTTCAGGCGACAGAGGATGTTTAATGTGGTTATCAAATTAGCTGCACGTGCAGATCTTCACCACCTCGAATTGTTTTTAGCTGGGAGGCAAGCAGATGCTCCCCAAGAAGCTCTTCAAGTGCTCGATATTGTGCTGCGTGAGTTGCCTACTGCCAGGTAACTTCCATATGCCTGATATCCCACATATTGCTGTTCTTTTATTTGCCGAGTGTTGAATATAGTTACATGCATTTTGGTGCTTTGCAGGTATTCACCTATTGGTCGGTCATTTTATTCACCTGATTTAGGGAGAAGGCAACCACTTGGTGAAGGATTGGAGAGCTGGCGTGGTTTTTACCAGAGCATTCGCCCTACTCAAATGGGCTTGTCACTAAATATTGGTACTAACACTTCTTTTTCTCTTAGTATGTGCCTTAATGCTTTTGGGATGCAAACATATGGTTTGACAGTCCAAATGAACTGGACTTCAGAACTTAAATACAAAGTAAAATTTTTCATTTGAGCTGTAAAATAATATTGATGCTCAAAGTAGctcattttttagaaaaaaattgtaACATCATAGAGTGCATTCACTGGACTGGTCATATCAGGTGAGGAAGCATGGCATGCATATCTAGCAGGTTTTGTTCGGTTCTATATCGTCAACTACAAGAGGCCCTTATGGGGTTTACCTGTCAGGGATTGCATACATGAACTCCTGCAATATGTGTTGTAGCATGATCTCTCTTTACATTCTTATAGTTATTTGCCTTTTCGTTGGTTTTAGCCAATCATTAGGTGATAACTCATAAACACAACAAAAAAGATGCTATATTATTTCACTTTGGATGCACTGTTAGTAGTTTGCCCATCCCAAACAACTAAAATATGAAGGATAGAATGAATGCTTGCAGTTCATTTGCACtgttagttcaaatgatattttattattttatgaccTATAAAAATGCTTTCTTATACATAATGTGTACCTTTCTATTTTGGCCATCCCATCCTCTTCCCCACGTTATTTGAACTTTTTTACCTTATTATAAACACACTTTTTCCAAAATCCTGAATGCTATATCCATTTCACGTGAACTGCAATGCTTTAGAACTTATCAGCCTTATGAATGTCCATGCGCTTTTGTATAACACAGGGAAAGCACGACACTATGTTCAATAAGCTTCCAAGAACAAGCAGAATGCATAGTACGCAGTATGCACTATTTCTCCACATTTGCTTCTGTGGGCTTTGCTTTATGGGTGCATGCTTAATATCTTCTTTGAAGTTGAAGACATCATAGATCTTGTTATGGAGGGTTATTTGTATGAGATAGTTGTGTTAATATCTATATGATGCTTTCTCAATCATAGTCTGATAGTGCAGAAATTTTATGTTTAATAGGCTTCTGAGAAAAAGCAGAATGAATATCATGCAATACACTCTCCAAATAGCATGCATTATTTTCTCTCTGTGGATGCATGCTCACTGTTTACTTAGGCGTTCATCACAAAGCTGGGATTTGTTTGTATTTCATTAATATGTATAGCATTTTTcttaagaataaattatatagtGCATATGAATTTATTTCTTAAAACAACATCGCCATTGCACATTCTTTTTTTCACTCCTCTAATTAACTTCTTTTCCAGATATGTCATCTACTGCATTCATTGAACCACTGCCTGTCATTGACTTCATCACCCAGCTTTTAAATAGGGATGTTCAAGTGAGACCACTGTCTGATGCTGACCGTGTAAAGGTCATCTTCTGATTCTTATAAGAGTTGACTTAACCTGATCATTTTGATATTCAGGTTTAGGCTGAATTGTTTTTGCgctcttttagataaaaaattgcAGTTATTTTATCCTATTTTGTTATTAAATCATTCAACTTAATGGATTTTAATTAAACTAATGATTAAGAAGAGATGGTATTCTCATTAAAAAAAGGAGTTAGTGGTGCTGGTACCATGTTTGGGTGATCTTATGATCCTGCTGTTCTTgttatacatgcatacatataccaGATCAAGAAGGCTTTGAGAGGAGTGAAGGTTGAGGTCACGCATCGGGGAAATATGCGCAGAAAATATCGCATATCTGGTTTAACATCACAGGCAACTAGAGAACTAACGTATGGAATTCCTCTCTTATTGTCTGCTATTACaatttttgttgttttcttttgGGATTTTTACCTATTACTTTTCTGACATTACTAGATTGCTAACATGAGGTTTCCATGTTCTATCTATCTATTATATTGACATGTAACAACAGCTTCCCAGTAGATGACAGAGGTACTGTGAAGTCTGTTGTGCAGTATTTTCAAGAGACATATGGTTTTACTATCCAACACACCAATTTGCCTTGCTTGCAAGTCGGTAACCAGCAGAGGCCAAACTATCTGCCCATGGAGGTAAGTTTTTATATGCTTTTGTAGTGTATGAATAAGACTGTTTTTTCATATTGTTTCTTAGGTGCTGTGTGGCATCGCTTTCATTTTTTTGTACTttagaattaaaaaataaaaattccatttctattttttaaattttttttaaaaatataaacattTTTGGTGTAAtcagttatttttaaaaatataaatgtggtgatggtggtggagaTGGTGGTAGTAGCAATGGAGTGCAGATATGGTAGTTGGTGGCGGGAGCTGCAGAGGTATGGCCGAGGTTGCAACAATGGTTGCTGTGGTGCGGTAGAGATTATGAAGATGGTGGCGGTGGTGTGGAGGTGGTAGGTCGGGGTGGTGGCTGTGTTGGCGATGTTGGCGAATTGTCGACTATGTGGTGGAGATGGCAACAATGGCTGCTGTGGTGTGGTAGTGACTGACTATATGGTGGCAACAATGGTGGCAGGGGCTAGAggttttgttgttgttggtGGTGGTAAAAAcaacatttttttatttctaaagagTATTAAGGTCAGAAtttcttattatcattttttctagaaataatgaAAGTGGTTTTTAAAAATAGAAAGTAAAAACAATAGCACcaaagcatttttttttgtctcagcttctgtaattttatttttaaaattaaaaacaagaAATAAAACTGATGCCAATTGGGCCCTTTGCTTGTGATTATTATTTGCTTATACAAAAACAATTTCAATGTCTTTGGTAAAAACTTCATgctgatatttttcttttcgttCTTTTCTGGGTAATAAATTTAGGTTTGTAAGATAGTGGAAGGTCAGAGATATTCAAAGAGGTTGAATGAGAGGCAAATAACTGCTCTTTTGAGGGTTACATGTCAACGTCCTCGTGAGCGCGAGCTTGATATTATGCAGGTCATGCATCTGGCTTAATTTCATTAATCACTTCCAAAAGCTCTTTCTAGTTTCTCTTTGATGGTAAAAATgcctttgtttatttttgagTATAGCCATAGTCTAGGAAGCACAGGTATTTCAAAATCATTAGTTATCTCCATATCAGATATGTATCAAATATCGATACTTGTTGGGTGCTTCTTCGATACATGTTTGATTCTAGTTATAAGTATCCTATTTTTCAAAATTAGAAAGAAACACTATGGATACTTCTTGAATACACTTGAGATACTTCCCTGATGTCACCAAACATGAGGGAAaagtgttttctttctttttttaatgttaATCTTCTAAAGGTCTTTGGTCAGTTTTGGAGTCTATGATGTCATCTTTAAAATATGTAGTATGGATTGTTGTTGAATTTGAATGATGACTAAATGATGAGCTTGTGAAAAAATTGATGCTGCTGTATGCACTATGAAGTAGTACGAACTTTGTGATTTTGGTAGCCTACTGTGCACTGTGTATATATGCGGACACATGTCTGTGTAgttatgcatatatgtatgtacaaaatatatattttttgacatATCCTAGCCGTATCATGTTGTACCCATAACTCATCCATATCCATGATTTATATGTTTTAGtatctttcagattttagtttGTAAATAAACTTGCTTTTATAttcatttttatcttttgggctTTACGTATTGGTTATTTCACATTGCTATGTTGCTGTATTATTTATTCGTTTCCACTTTTAATGCAATTTGACTGGTAATATCTGTACCTTATGATGATcataatatttacatggtatCCCATTGATACAGGATACACTACATGTTACTGGTTTCTTTCCTTCTATTGTGTTTTTCTCCAAATGTTAATGTCAACATGGAATAgaacaattataagaaaaacCATCATGTTAAAACATCACTTTTGCCCGCAGACGGTTCGTCACAATGCTTACCATGAAGACCCTTATGCAAAAGAATTTGGCATCAAGATCAGTGAGAAACTTGCATCAGTTGAAGCACGGGTTTTACCTGCCCCCTGGGTGAGTAGAATGAACAAATCAATTTCGTTTTGGAAATACTTTTTTGGCAATGCCACAACGGAAACTTTCTATTTTGATAACTTTTCCATCTTTTAGTGATTGCATTTTGTTTGCTCTGCAGCTTAAATACCATGACACTGGTAAAGAGAAAAATTGCTTGCCAAGAATTGGCCAGTGGAATATGATGAATAAGGTATTGCGTTCAAAAATGTCAGCTCCTTGAAATGGTTTTGTCACTTGTTAATCATGACTGCTGTTCTTTTG is from Phoenix dactylifera cultivar Barhee BC4 chromosome 18, palm_55x_up_171113_PBpolish2nd_filt_p, whole genome shotgun sequence and encodes:
- the LOC103723607 gene encoding protein argonaute 1B-like, with protein sequence MVRKRRTKLPGSGESSQSAESTSSGGRGGRGGRQHPAERALTQQQQGEGQVWDPAPQQPVQGGRGRGYHQGRDGGAQPRGGMAPQQQGTPASGYQGRGGPFPRGGMPPQQHYGGRRGGGSMAGGRGVGTFAGPSRSPAPELHQAMQAPYQAAQASSSQASSSRQPDMSAAQLTQQFQQLSVQGEAAPSQAIQPVVSPASSSKSLRFPLRPGKGSFGDKCVVKANHFFAELPDKDLHQYDVSIKPEVTSRGVNRAVMEQLVRLYKESYLGGRLPAYDGRKSLYTAGPLPFTLREFQIPLLDEDDGSGTERRQRMFNVVIKLAARADLHHLELFLAGRQADAPQEALQVLDIVLRELPTARYSPIGRSFYSPDLGRRQPLGEGLESWRGFYQSIRPTQMGLSLNIDMSSTAFIEPLPVIDFITQLLNRDVQVRPLSDADRVKIKKALRGVKVEVTHRGNMRRKYRISGLTSQATRELTFPVDDRGTVKSVVQYFQETYGFTIQHTNLPCLQVGNQQRPNYLPMEVCKIVEGQRYSKRLNERQITALLRVTCQRPRERELDIMQTVRHNAYHEDPYAKEFGIKISEKLASVEARVLPAPWLKYHDTGKEKNCLPRIGQWNMMNKKMVNGGRVQNWMCINFARNVQESVARGFCHELAQMCQISGMDFSIEPVLPPLGARPDQVERALKARYHDAMSILQPRHRELDLLIVILPDNNGSLYGDLKRICETELGLVSQCCLTKHVFRMSKQYLANVALKINVKVGGRNTVLMDALTRRIPLVSDSPTIIFGADVTHPHPGEDSSPSIAAVVASQDWPEVTKYAGLVSAQAHRQELIQDLFKVWQDPQRGTITGGMIKELLISFKKATGQKPQQIIFYRDGVSEGQFYQVLLHELDAIRKACASLEPNYQPPVTFVVVQKRHHTRLFANNHHDHQSVDRSGNILPGTVVDSKICHPTEFDFYLCSHAGIQGTSRPAHYHVLWDENKFTADALQTLTNNLCYTYARCTRSVSIVPPAYYAHLAAFRARFYMEPETSDSGSLASGAAAGRGPRGTRVPGSAAVRPLPSLKENVKRVMFYC